In Candidatus Paceibacterota bacterium, the following proteins share a genomic window:
- the ftsE gene encoding cell division ATP-binding protein FtsE, whose product MIVFDDVYKYYNTNATALEDINFSISSGEFVSIVGQSGAGKSTLLKLIFAEEKPSKGNVLIRGKDISKIKSGRLPILRRHIGVVFQDFKLLDRKTVFENVAFAMEVSGRSDKDIREDVSQVLEIVGLLKKYNSYVNELSGGEKQRTAIARALVHRPDIIIADEPTGNLDLVNTWDVVQLLMKINQFGTTIVLATHNREIVNLINKRVITVDRGRIIKDQLDKGKYII is encoded by the coding sequence ATGATAGTTTTTGATGATGTCTATAAGTATTATAATACGAACGCTACGGCCTTGGAGGACATAAATTTTTCCATCTCGAGCGGCGAGTTTGTTTCAATAGTAGGCCAAAGCGGCGCGGGAAAATCAACTTTATTGAAGTTGATTTTTGCTGAAGAAAAGCCAAGCAAGGGAAATGTCCTTATAAGAGGGAAAGATATAAGCAAGATAAAAAGCGGAAGACTGCCGATCCTGAGGCGCCACATCGGAGTTGTTTTTCAGGACTTCAAGCTTTTGGACAGGAAAACCGTTTTTGAGAATGTGGCTTTCGCTATGGAAGTTTCGGGAAGATCGGACAAAGATATAAGGGAAGACGTGTCGCAGGTCCTGGAGATCGTGGGACTTCTGAAAAAATATAACAGCTATGTCAATGAACTTTCGGGCGGAGAGAAACAGAGGACTGCAATAGCGCGAGCACTGGTGCACAGGCCTGACATAATAATTGCGGATGAGCCGACGGGAAATTTGGATCTTGTGAACACGTGGGATGTCGTTCAGCTTCTGATGAAGATCAACCAGTTTGGAACGACGATCGTTCTTGCAACACACAACAGAGAGATCGTGAATCTGATCAACAAGCGCGTTATAACGGTTGACAGGGGAAGGATAATCAAGGATCAGCTGGATAAGGGAAAATATATTATTTAA
- a CDS encoding permease-like cell division protein FtsX encodes MFRNKIKRLLVSASKDLLRNIWLNVATVIILVISLFTVTVMLAVDAIGDHALGALKEKIDITVQFKDNADEGKILELQKDLQGRSDVKNVEYISKDQALTNFKEAHKDDSYINDSLTELGDNPLFAVLNVKANELDQYKDIDNFVVGNENYKDIIEKVNFKENETAINNFSNILAAIKEGILALSVLFVLIGVMVAFNTIRLAMYAHKTEIEIMRLVGAGNWYIRMPFIIEGIVFGVVSCAVAIALMFPAVSYVSPKIAQFIPGFDLNNYFIGNLYNITLLLLSMGVGIGVISSVIAIRRYLKI; translated from the coding sequence ATGTTTCGAAATAAAATAAAAAGACTTCTGGTTTCCGCAAGCAAGGACCTCCTCCGAAATATATGGCTTAATGTCGCAACGGTCATAATTCTGGTTATATCTCTTTTCACGGTGACGGTGATGCTTGCAGTGGATGCGATCGGAGATCATGCTCTCGGGGCATTGAAGGAGAAGATCGATATCACAGTGCAATTCAAAGACAACGCGGATGAGGGAAAGATCCTGGAGCTTCAGAAGGATCTTCAGGGACGGAGTGATGTAAAAAATGTTGAATATATATCGAAGGATCAGGCACTTACGAATTTCAAAGAAGCGCATAAGGATGACAGTTATATCAATGATTCATTGACGGAATTGGGGGATAATCCGCTTTTTGCGGTTCTCAATGTGAAGGCAAACGAGCTCGATCAGTATAAAGATATAGATAATTTCGTAGTCGGAAACGAGAACTACAAGGATATAATCGAAAAAGTGAATTTCAAAGAGAATGAGACTGCGATAAATAATTTTTCAAATATTCTTGCGGCCATCAAGGAAGGCATATTGGCGCTCAGCGTTCTTTTCGTGCTTATCGGCGTTATGGTCGCATTCAATACTATAAGGCTTGCAATGTATGCGCATAAGACTGAGATCGAGATCATGAGGCTGGTCGGTGCGGGGAATTGGTATATCAGGATGCCATTTATCATCGAGGGAATCGTTTTTGGTGTCGTAAGCTGTGCGGTTGCGATCGCGCTGATGTTTCCGGCCGTTTCCTATGTTTCTCCAAAGATCGCGCAATTCATACCGGGATTCGATCTTAATAACTATTTTATCGGAAATCTTTACAATATCACATTATTGCTGCTTTCAATGGGCGTGGGAATTGGCGTGATAAGCAGCGTGATCGCCATCAGGAGATATCTGAAGATATAA